From a single Deinococcus budaensis genomic region:
- a CDS encoding mechanosensitive ion channel domain-containing protein produces the protein MTGDVNTSRLLGLDALRDALLTTWRDVQGVAGEYGPNALLAAGLTLLYALLFVGVSRVAFALLGRLIHVDVHPIARRVLRTVLRLTFALLVLLSITALFEPLSVWSAAIFRVYLLLLVLYVGWGVIVRFLHVQADHWELDASLSVLLYNAVRTVWVLLGVYLVSAQFGINLLPILGGLGVVGLAVGFAAQDILANLISGVTLLLDRPFRIGDWIRTQDHEGQVTRLTLRTTRIRTRDNEHVSIPNKDVAGAVVENLSKGGTLRVSVKVGLSYRDDVAQARAALLPVLGNFPGVLPDPAPQVLVEELEESRVRLLLRFWVDAQGVAGYPVTRMGVLEAAREALTAAGLEVPYPQMRVQLGPPGEEAGPRAGG, from the coding sequence GTGACCGGGGACGTGAACACCTCGCGCCTGCTGGGCCTCGACGCCCTGCGGGACGCGCTGCTCACGACCTGGCGCGACGTGCAGGGCGTGGCGGGCGAGTACGGCCCGAACGCCCTGCTGGCCGCCGGCCTCACCCTGCTGTACGCGCTGCTGTTCGTGGGGGTGTCGCGGGTGGCCTTCGCGCTGCTGGGCCGCCTGATTCACGTGGACGTCCACCCCATCGCGCGGCGGGTGCTGCGGACCGTGCTGCGCCTGACCTTCGCGCTGCTGGTGCTGCTGTCGATCACGGCGCTGTTCGAGCCGCTGAGCGTCTGGAGCGCGGCCATCTTCCGGGTGTACCTGCTGCTGCTGGTGCTGTACGTGGGGTGGGGCGTGATCGTGCGCTTCTTGCACGTGCAGGCCGATCACTGGGAGCTGGACGCCAGCCTGAGCGTGCTGCTGTACAACGCCGTCCGCACCGTCTGGGTGCTGCTGGGCGTGTACCTCGTCTCGGCGCAGTTCGGCATCAACCTGCTGCCCATCCTGGGCGGGCTGGGCGTGGTCGGGCTGGCGGTGGGCTTCGCGGCGCAGGACATCCTGGCCAACCTGATCAGCGGCGTGACCCTGCTGCTCGACCGGCCCTTTCGCATCGGGGACTGGATTCGCACCCAGGACCACGAGGGCCAGGTCACCCGCCTGACCCTGCGGACCACCCGCATCCGCACCCGCGACAACGAGCATGTCAGCATCCCCAACAAGGACGTGGCGGGCGCGGTCGTGGAAAACCTCAGCAAGGGCGGCACCCTGCGCGTCAGCGTGAAGGTGGGCCTCTCCTACCGCGACGACGTGGCGCAGGCCCGCGCGGCGCTGCTGCCGGTGCTGGGCAACTTTCCCGGCGTGCTGCCCGACCCCGCCCCCCAGGTTCTGGTCGAGGAGCTGGAGGAAAGCCGCGTGCGCTTGCTGCTGCGCTTCTGGGTGGACGCCCAGGGTGTGGCGGGCTATCCCGTGACCCGCATGGGGGTACTGGAGGCCGCCCGCGAGGCGCTGACGGCGGCGGGGCTGGAGGTGCCCTACCCCCAGATGCGCGTGCAGCTCGGGCCTCCCGGGGAAGAGGCGGGGCCGCGTGCGGGGGGCTGA
- a CDS encoding YdcF family protein, protein MFSGAVQGAALGCAWAVLAALLGEVRATPALLLALIGLGAGLGASLRTRRVLAAGSGLAAALLAAALLTPALRAPLAALTLAQPPARADAIVVLGAGVQCGTRTLDTHSLARLVRGLELWRAGYAPTLTVSEQSGLLGPPDCVKLSEVQRAHIRALYPQGGPEVLTLRRVTTTRDEAARVRDLARTRGWTRVLLVTSPSHSRRAARLLAVTAPGLTVLSVPAGETRFDATLPLPHDRLAAARVLLYEGLSRVKAALGGTPER, encoded by the coding sequence ATGTTCTCCGGAGCCGTGCAGGGCGCCGCGCTGGGCTGCGCCTGGGCCGTCCTCGCCGCCCTGCTGGGCGAGGTGCGGGCCACCCCGGCGCTGCTGCTCGCCTTGATCGGCCTGGGGGCGGGACTGGGCGCCTCCCTGCGGACGCGCCGCGTGCTGGCCGCCGGTTCGGGACTGGCCGCCGCCCTGCTCGCCGCCGCGCTGCTCACGCCCGCCTTGCGCGCGCCCCTGGCGGCCTTGACGCTGGCGCAGCCGCCCGCCCGCGCCGACGCCATCGTGGTGCTGGGGGCCGGGGTGCAGTGCGGGACCCGCACGCTGGACACGCACAGCCTGGCGCGGCTGGTGCGCGGGCTGGAGCTGTGGCGGGCCGGGTACGCGCCCACTCTGACGGTCTCCGAACAGTCGGGCCTGCTGGGGCCTCCAGACTGCGTGAAGCTCAGCGAGGTGCAGCGCGCCCACATCCGGGCGCTGTACCCGCAGGGGGGTCCCGAGGTCCTCACCCTGCGCCGGGTCACCACCACCCGCGACGAGGCCGCCCGGGTCCGCGACCTCGCCCGCACGCGCGGCTGGACCCGCGTCCTGCTGGTCACCTCGCCCAGCCACTCGCGCCGCGCCGCCCGCCTGCTCGCGGTCACGGCGCCGGGCCTGACGGTGCTCAGCGTGCCCGCCGGGGAGACGCGGTTCGACGCCACGCTGCCGCTGCCCCACGACCGCCTCGCCGCCGCGCGGGTGCTGCTCTACGAGGGCCTGAGCCGGGTGAAGGCGGCGCTGGGGGGCACGCCGGAGAGGTGA